One Oncorhynchus kisutch isolate 150728-3 linkage group LG11, Okis_V2, whole genome shotgun sequence genomic region harbors:
- the spmip7 gene encoding spermatogenesis-associated protein 48 gives MAGVCVPSEPSSTDLHRVRLLQSNVNRVSARWMHRQMNLPCERGPEGRYYFKSLLEQQRSAFSKFNLLAHPPADNAPLAPLRDEVLLIDPCSGHLSAGAEVDLATKGRPQFIDIPYIPSGLWVAVGSRERPQTPSIRPSACDLSENKAWNSRTMPDAALRASLGGWTSHSKVKPGPPKMPCTLKSFSFFPERENLDVSPSGPSQWIEKAAQRYIYTSVAQRGYEDVGWDAKLPQRVKPPATTLEKMADPVNQHFTQKCYHSKPELWQAIGAHWNRHQLRARNEVRKPITFTSPCPNTCQIPLYGGVVGSMNMDNIDKTGHDFYPLTMQRTTLPPYTPTAHRPTIPGYTGKAHCDGARSSGFSLPLLPSSAPWTNQGLWNPVYARTAPLSRMVTTVPPQNPFLHSK, from the exons ATGGCTGGAGTGTGCGTTCCATCTGAGCCATCCTCTACGGATTTGCACCGGGTCAGACTTCTGCAATCAAATGTAAACCGAGTTAGTGCAAGATGGATGCACAGGCAAATGAACTTGCCCTGCGAGAGAGGTCCGGAGGGAAGATATTACTTTAAAAGTTTACTAGAACAACAGAGGAGTGCATTCTCGAAATTCAACCTACTGGCCCATCCACCTGCGGACAACGCGCCCTTGGCGCCTTTACGAGATGAGGTCTTGTTGATTGATCCGTGCTCTGGGCATCTAAGTGCGGGGGCTGAGGTGGATTTGGCAACTAAAGGAAGACCTCAATTTATAGATATCCCTTATATTCCGTCTGGATTATGGGTCGCCGTCGGTTCCAGAGAAAGGCCCCAGACTCCTTCAATCAGGCCATCAGCCTGCGACCTGTCAGAAAACAAGGCATGGAACTCAAGGACAATGCCAGACGCAGCTCTTCGGGCCAGTCTTGGAG GTTGGACAAGTCATTCAAAGGTGAAACCAGGGCCTCCCAAAATGCCATGTACCTTGAAATCCTTCAGTTTTTTCCCTGAAAGAGAGAACCTG GATGTCAGCCCCTCTGGCCCCAGTCAGTGGATAGAGAAGGCAGCACAACGTTATATCTACACTTCAGTGGCTCAGAG GGGCTATGAGGATGTCGGTTGGGACGCAAAATTACCGCAGCGCGTGAAGCCCCCAGCAACCACCCTTGAGAAAATGGCGGACCCTGTGAATCAGCATTTCACCCAGAAGTGTTACCACAGCAAACCAGAGCTGTGGCAG GCGATTGGAGCCCATTGGAACAGACACCAGCTTCGTGCTAGGAATGAAGTGAGGAAACCTATAACATT CACCAGTCCCTGCCCAAACACCTGTCAAATTCCATTGTATGG TGGTGTGGTGGGGTCCATGAACATGGACAACATAGATAAGACAGGACATGACTTCTACCCCTTGACTATGCAGCGGACCACATTGCCCCCATACACTCCCACGGCACA CCGCCCCACCATCCCTGGCTATACCGGCAAGGCTCACTGTGATGGTGCTCGGTCCTCTGGGTTCAGTCTGCCTCTTCTACCCAGCTCTGCCCCATG